The sequence below is a genomic window from Candidatus Binatia bacterium.
CTCCGTCACGCCGGAGACCGTCACGCTCCTGCCGGGTTCGACTTGCGCGAGCGGAACGCCCGAACGCACCGGCTCGGTCAGATCGGTCGGCGGAATCGGATGGCCGTGCGGACAGGTCTGCGGGTCGCCGAGCGCGGCGACGAGACGCTCTTCGACGCGCGGCGTGATCGCGTGCTCGAGGATGCAGGCCTCGGCGTAGACCTCGTCCCACGGCATTCCAAGAACGTCGGTCAGCAGACGCTCGGCCAAACGGTTTCTGCGGACGACGCCGACGGCGACTTCGAGTCCCTTGCGCGTCAATTTGATGTCGCCGCGCACCTCGTGCTCGACGTAGCCGTCGTTGACGAGCTTCTTGAGCATTCCGGAGACCGATGCCGGCGCGACGCCGAGCTCGGTCGCGAGCGCCGACGTGGTGACGCCGGGTCCCTCGCGTTCGAGGCGGTAGACCGCCTTCATATACATCTCAAAGGACTCGGCGAAGTGAGAGTGCGAGTGGCCGGGCATAGAGTCCTTAA
It includes:
- a CDS encoding metal-dependent transcriptional regulator, which translates into the protein MPGHSHSHFAESFEMYMKAVYRLEREGPGVTTSALATELGVAPASVSGMLKKLVNDGYVEHEVRGDIKLTRKGLEVAVGVVRRNRLAERLLTDVLGMPWDEVYAEACILEHAITPRVEERLVAALGDPQTCPHGHPIPPTDLTEPVRSGVPLAQVEPGRSVTVSGVTEQMPEILRYLGQVGLRPGARLSVIEKAPLGGPLTIEVGGERYAISLELARTVMIA